In a single window of the Desulfovibrio sp. ZJ209 genome:
- a CDS encoding AAA family ATPase, which translates to MLPATCDPMPARAEAALWLLRLMERDSVPVDESFFEFVGWCCGGLKSLVRPVQEAASAISRLPAGVRSSVKQLSRLRERRLAARLEELADDSGRLASALAGLVREALEECSAQQRETPITEHIKNFFGLDDESIALCKYAFFVHNHDQISRYFNYHLDTEQYSNRHLVACMLHLPAARCSELIAELAEIGILDDGGDLKLTGKIEKAWMGENPARLEEAFCHPLEGEVLPLGQFNIPAEAVAHVRRLFEGPADRPLHVLLYGAPGTGKTTFARSLARELGCKAWAVACEGDDTAQDRRLALTGCLRRAARDEESFVLVDEAERILETGSGRHSGEVSDTAWLNPFLEKPGSRVLWITNKVSNLEQSVRRRFTYSVHFPELGKSERHAMWRRLREKHGLEARLGEGDMAKLVERYPVQVAVMENALRQAVLPAFKEEGAFACVDRVLRSYMTLQRGGRAVSPPGSTPGYSLAGVCTARPVADVVRQAATLDALMRDGREAPEPGLGTFLFYGPPGTGKTALARHLAESVNRECHIQRASDLLSAFVGETEQNIASAFAMAEARGAVLVIDEVDSFLQNRAGAVRSWEVSQTNEFLTALEACRGFCICATNLRKDMDPAAMRRFSLKVEFCYAGPPQLRALYASLLAPLVEGEPDKDLMEELCRQKALTPGDFHAVRMQHRLAPRGSFGHEALVGALLAEQRMKLESTAKTVGFTR; encoded by the coding sequence ATGCTCCCCGCAACGTGCGACCCTATGCCGGCCCGTGCCGAGGCCGCGCTGTGGCTGCTGCGCCTGATGGAACGGGACAGCGTTCCCGTTGACGAGAGTTTTTTTGAGTTCGTGGGCTGGTGTTGCGGCGGCCTCAAGAGCCTTGTCAGGCCCGTGCAGGAGGCGGCTTCGGCCATATCGCGCCTCCCGGCGGGGGTGCGCAGCTCCGTGAAGCAGCTTTCCCGCCTCAGGGAAAGGCGCCTCGCCGCCCGTCTTGAAGAGCTTGCGGACGATTCGGGGCGCCTTGCGAGCGCCCTGGCTGGCCTTGTGCGTGAGGCCTTGGAGGAGTGCTCCGCCCAGCAGCGCGAAACCCCCATAACGGAACACATCAAGAATTTTTTCGGCCTGGACGATGAGAGCATCGCCCTCTGCAAGTATGCCTTTTTTGTCCACAATCATGACCAGATAAGCAGGTATTTCAACTATCACCTGGATACCGAGCAGTACAGCAACCGGCATCTGGTGGCCTGCATGCTGCATCTCCCCGCCGCCCGTTGCAGCGAGCTCATCGCGGAACTGGCGGAAATTGGCATTCTTGACGACGGCGGTGACCTGAAACTCACCGGCAAGATAGAAAAAGCCTGGATGGGAGAAAATCCCGCCAGGCTGGAGGAGGCCTTCTGCCACCCGCTGGAAGGCGAGGTGCTGCCCCTTGGGCAGTTCAATATCCCCGCGGAGGCCGTGGCTCATGTACGCCGCCTCTTCGAGGGCCCCGCTGACCGGCCCCTGCATGTGCTGCTCTACGGCGCGCCGGGCACGGGCAAGACCACGTTTGCGCGCAGCCTCGCGCGGGAGCTGGGGTGCAAGGCCTGGGCAGTGGCCTGCGAGGGGGACGACACCGCCCAGGACCGCCGCCTCGCGCTCACGGGCTGCCTCAGGCGCGCGGCCCGTGATGAGGAGTCCTTCGTGCTGGTGGACGAGGCCGAGCGCATCCTGGAAACGGGTTCGGGGCGCCACTCCGGCGAGGTCTCGGATACCGCGTGGCTCAACCCCTTCCTTGAAAAGCCGGGCTCCCGCGTCCTCTGGATCACCAACAAGGTGAGCAACCTCGAGCAATCTGTGCGGCGCCGCTTTACCTACAGCGTCCACTTTCCCGAGCTCGGCAAGAGCGAGCGACACGCAATGTGGCGCAGGCTGCGCGAGAAGCACGGCCTTGAGGCGCGCCTCGGCGAGGGGGACATGGCAAAACTGGTGGAGCGCTATCCCGTCCAGGTGGCTGTCATGGAAAACGCCCTCAGGCAGGCTGTGCTCCCCGCCTTTAAGGAGGAAGGCGCGTTTGCCTGCGTGGACCGAGTGCTCCGTTCTTATATGACACTCCAGCGCGGCGGCAGGGCCGTATCCCCGCCCGGGAGCACCCCGGGCTACAGCCTCGCCGGGGTGTGCACCGCGCGGCCCGTGGCGGATGTGGTGCGCCAGGCCGCAACGCTGGATGCCCTCATGCGCGATGGGCGCGAAGCGCCGGAGCCGGGCCTCGGCACGTTTCTCTTTTACGGGCCGCCCGGCACAGGCAAGACTGCGCTGGCCCGGCACCTCGCCGAAAGCGTGAACCGGGAATGCCACATCCAGCGGGCGAGCGACCTGCTCTCGGCTTTTGTGGGCGAGACGGAGCAAAATATCGCCAGCGCCTTTGCCATGGCCGAGGCGCGCGGGGCCGTGCTCGTCATTGACGAGGTGGACAGTTTTCTCCAGAACCGGGCCGGGGCCGTGCGCAGCTGGGAAGTGTCGCAGACCAACGAATTCCTGACAGCCCTTGAGGCCTGCCGCGGCTTCTGCATCTGCGCCACCAACCTGCGCAAGGACATGGACCCCGCCGCCATGCGGCGCTTCAGCCTCAAGGTGGAATTCTGCTACGCCGGGCCCCCGCAGTTGCGGGCCCTCTATGCAAGCCTGCTCGCGCCCCTTGTGGAAGGGGAGCCGGACAAGGACCTCATGGAGGAGCTCTGCCGCCAAAAGGCCCTCACCCCGGGGGACTTCCACGCCGTGCGGATGCAGCACCGCCTCGCGCCCAGGGGGAGCTTCGGCCATGAGGCGCTCGTCGGGGCGCTCCTTGCCGAGCAGCGCATGAAGCTGGAATCCACAGCGAAGACCGTGGGCTTTACCCGTTGA
- a CDS encoding TRAP transporter substrate-binding protein, with product MKRIVAMCVALGLFCGLALSIAPSAEAKTVIKIAGMKPEGEPETVGMHKFGEYLEKLSNGKYEVQVYPNSMLGKEDSYIDQTKRGTIQMCATGTQMSKFHPAMAMLETPMLYEDLDHAHRAMKGDTFKLITDGFTEKSGMRTMNVFPLGFRHFYTKNPVKSIDDIKGLKMRVPNIPLYTNFAKEAGISGQPMPFAEVMTSIESGAIDGGDSPLSDIASTGVYEYAPEVTKTGHILVLHSLFINDKFYKNLPEQDRKWFDEAAEMAAEDVWKLMVQADQDAEKKITAGKGKITEPTPELKKYMTEAGERSWTLFTDPNSKQHVPNAKEILESAKRYAK from the coding sequence ATGAAACGCATTGTCGCCATGTGCGTGGCGCTGGGCCTTTTCTGCGGGCTCGCGCTCTCCATCGCCCCCTCGGCCGAGGCCAAGACGGTCATCAAGATCGCCGGCATGAAACCCGAGGGCGAGCCGGAAACTGTGGGTATGCACAAGTTCGGTGAATACCTGGAGAAACTTTCCAACGGCAAGTACGAAGTGCAGGTCTATCCCAACAGCATGCTCGGCAAGGAAGACTCGTACATCGACCAGACCAAGCGCGGCACCATCCAGATGTGCGCCACGGGCACCCAGATGTCCAAGTTCCATCCGGCCATGGCCATGCTGGAAACGCCCATGCTCTATGAAGACCTTGACCACGCCCACCGCGCCATGAAGGGCGACACGTTCAAGCTCATCACCGACGGCTTCACCGAGAAGTCCGGCATGCGCACCATGAACGTGTTTCCCCTGGGCTTCCGCCACTTCTACACCAAGAACCCGGTGAAGAGCATCGACGACATCAAGGGCCTCAAGATGCGCGTGCCCAACATCCCGCTCTACACCAACTTCGCCAAGGAAGCGGGCATCTCCGGCCAGCCCATGCCCTTCGCGGAAGTGATGACCTCCATTGAGTCCGGCGCCATCGACGGCGGCGACAGCCCCCTGAGCGACATCGCCTCCACCGGCGTGTACGAGTACGCCCCCGAAGTGACCAAGACCGGCCACATCCTCGTGCTCCACTCCCTGTTCATCAATGACAAGTTCTACAAGAACCTGCCCGAGCAGGACCGCAAGTGGTTCGACGAAGCCGCCGAGATGGCCGCCGAGGACGTGTGGAAGCTGATGGTGCAGGCCGACCAGGACGCGGAGAAGAAGATCACCGCCGGCAAGGGCAAGATCACCGAGCCCACGCCTGAACTCAAGAAGTACATGACCGAAGCCGGCGAGCGCAGCTGGACCCTGTTCACTGACCCGAACAGCAAGCAGCATGTGCCCAACGCCAAGGAAATCCTCGAGAGCGCCAAGCGCTACGCGAAGTAG
- a CDS encoding TRAP transporter small permease encodes MPTQPDKEHLESSRDPAEYAQVLDTVPEAEPAPHQDTLGEFLFQIFCAVIFLGMIGLVFYNAMLRYLFSSSYPPSEEWARFLFIYITFFGSIEAFYRRKHIAVDMFVDMLHGASRKTVEVIASIIGIIVMAILLWGGVEYVMSTYDQESVSTGVNMTFIYGTLPIMAAAALVILIRDFIALLKRPASEFKKA; translated from the coding sequence ATGCCAACACAGCCCGACAAGGAACATCTGGAAAGCTCCAGAGACCCGGCCGAATACGCACAGGTGTTGGACACCGTGCCGGAAGCGGAACCTGCCCCCCACCAGGATACCCTTGGGGAATTTCTCTTTCAGATTTTTTGCGCCGTTATCTTTCTTGGCATGATCGGCCTCGTGTTTTACAATGCCATGCTGCGCTACCTGTTCTCCTCCAGCTATCCCCCGAGCGAGGAGTGGGCCAGGTTCCTCTTCATCTACATCACCTTCTTCGGCTCCATCGAAGCGTTCTACCGCAGGAAGCACATCGCGGTGGACATGTTCGTGGACATGCTCCACGGCGCTTCGCGGAAGACCGTCGAGGTCATCGCGAGCATCATCGGCATCATCGTCATGGCCATCCTGCTCTGGGGCGGCGTCGAGTATGTCATGAGCACCTATGACCAGGAATCGGTCTCCACGGGCGTGAACATGACCTTCATTTACGGCACCCTGCCCATCATGGCGGCCGCCGCGCTCGTCATCCTGATCCGGGATTTCATCGCGCTTTTGAAGCGCCCCGCTTCCGAATTCAAGAAGGCGTAG
- a CDS encoding TRAP transporter large permease, with the protein MELFIFLLTLFLFLAFGIPICLVLVICALVLMAYSGFFDPIVIATSMLDGANNYPLMAIPFFVFAGEIMAAGGLSQRVVRLAQLMMGRVRGGLGYAAVVSSIIFAGLMGSSVGEAAALGSLLLPMMKEVGYKPGRAGAIISSGAILGPIIPPSTNFILLGATVGGLSITKLFMIGLFPGIFIGLALMAVWFFIVRIDGYNETISFSRQEKLKIILDSTPAFLMPVLLLGGIRFGIFTPTEGGAFASVYAIVVCLLYYRELTIKQLLRVSAAAARTTSVVMLIVATASAVGYFITMAQIPQQMGALFEPLMDSPILLLLCINVFLFLIGMVMDLTPNILIFAPVFFPMIQQAGIDPYYFGLLFILNLGIGVITPPVGTVLYVVCGVGNIKIVELVKHLIPFLLVEIAMLFLLLFFPKLSIAPMNWLMGN; encoded by the coding sequence ATGGAACTTTTCATCTTTCTTTTGACGCTCTTCCTCTTCCTCGCCTTCGGCATCCCCATCTGCCTTGTGCTCGTCATCTGCGCACTGGTGCTCATGGCGTATTCGGGATTTTTCGACCCCATCGTCATCGCCACCTCCATGCTGGACGGCGCCAACAACTATCCGCTCATGGCCATCCCCTTCTTCGTCTTCGCCGGCGAGATCATGGCGGCGGGCGGCCTCTCCCAGCGCGTGGTCCGGCTGGCCCAGCTGATGATGGGCCGGGTGCGCGGCGGCCTGGGCTATGCGGCCGTCGTTTCGAGCATCATCTTTGCCGGCCTCATGGGCAGTTCCGTGGGTGAGGCGGCGGCCCTCGGTTCCCTGCTGCTCCCGATGATGAAGGAAGTGGGCTACAAACCGGGCCGCGCGGGCGCCATCATTTCCTCGGGCGCCATCCTGGGGCCCATCATCCCGCCCTCCACCAACTTCATCCTTCTGGGCGCGACCGTGGGCGGCCTGTCCATCACCAAGCTGTTCATGATCGGCCTCTTCCCGGGCATCTTCATCGGCCTCGCGCTCATGGCCGTGTGGTTCTTCATCGTGCGCATCGACGGCTACAACGAGACCATCAGCTTCTCGCGCCAGGAAAAGCTCAAGATCATCCTCGACTCCACCCCGGCCTTCCTTATGCCGGTTCTGCTCCTCGGCGGCATCCGCTTCGGCATCTTCACGCCCACCGAGGGCGGCGCATTTGCCTCGGTGTACGCCATCGTGGTCTGCCTGCTCTATTATCGGGAGCTGACCATCAAGCAGCTTTTGCGCGTCAGCGCCGCGGCGGCGCGCACGACCTCCGTGGTCATGCTCATCGTGGCCACGGCCTCGGCCGTGGGCTACTTCATCACCATGGCGCAGATTCCCCAGCAGATGGGCGCGCTCTTCGAGCCGCTGATGGATTCGCCCATCCTGCTCTTGCTGTGCATCAATGTGTTCCTGTTCCTCATCGGCATGGTCATGGACCTCACGCCCAACATCCTGATCTTCGCGCCGGTGTTCTTCCCCATGATCCAGCAGGCCGGCATCGACCCCTACTACTTCGGCCTGCTCTTTATCCTTAACCTGGGCATCGGCGTCATCACGCCGCCGGTGGGCACCGTGCTCTATGTGGTCTGCGGCGTGGGCAACATCAAGATCGTGGAGCTCGTCAAGCACCTCATCCCCTTCCTCCTGGTGGAGATTGCGATGCTCTTCCTGCTCCTCTTCTTCCCCAAGCTGTCCATCGCGCCGATGAACTGGCTCATGGGCAACTGA
- the trmFO gene encoding methylenetetrahydrofolate--tRNA-(uracil(54)-C(5))-methyltransferase (FADH(2)-oxidizing) TrmFO — protein sequence MPSSSFAVVGAGLAGCECALQLARAGHSVTLFEQKPLFRSPAHVSDDFAELVCSNSLRSDERTSGVGLLKAEMRALGSAFMAAADACRVPAGKALAVDREAFARAMTEAVAAEPGITVRHARIDSLDDAELARAGSAGIVIAAGPLASDGLSASLAGVIGGEHCYFYDAIAPIVWTHSLDMSVVFRASRYGAENGEPEGEGDYLNCPMNREEYEAFFAALSEGRVMEARDFEKEVHFEGCMPLEALAQRGPRTLTFGPLKPVGFVDPRTGRRPWAVLQLRAENANAETCNLVGCQTKLLQGEQERIFRLVPGMERAEFARFGSMHRNTYVNAPQALTPGLELKNRPGVYLAGQISGVEGYVESAGSGLWLGLLLAARAHGRELPAPPKETALGALLGHLQRPEKRFQPSNVHFGLMPRLDERARKKERKALYAARAEAAFAGWLATSGLGGH from the coding sequence ATGCCTTCATCTTCCTTTGCCGTGGTGGGCGCCGGCCTTGCGGGCTGCGAGTGCGCCCTGCAGCTGGCGCGGGCCGGCCATAGCGTGACGCTCTTTGAGCAGAAGCCGCTCTTCCGATCGCCGGCGCATGTGAGCGACGATTTTGCGGAGCTCGTGTGCTCCAATTCCCTGCGCTCGGACGAGCGCACTTCCGGCGTGGGCCTGCTCAAGGCCGAGATGCGCGCCCTTGGCAGCGCCTTCATGGCAGCGGCCGATGCCTGCCGCGTGCCAGCCGGGAAGGCGCTGGCCGTGGACCGCGAGGCGTTCGCGCGCGCCATGACAGAGGCCGTGGCCGCGGAGCCTGGCATCACCGTGCGGCATGCGCGCATCGACTCCCTGGATGACGCGGAACTGGCCCGCGCGGGGAGCGCCGGCATCGTCATTGCGGCCGGCCCGCTGGCTTCCGACGGGCTTTCCGCCTCGCTCGCCGGGGTCATCGGCGGGGAGCACTGCTATTTTTACGATGCCATCGCGCCCATCGTCTGGACGCATTCGCTCGACATGTCGGTGGTGTTCCGCGCCTCGCGCTACGGGGCGGAGAACGGGGAGCCGGAGGGGGAGGGGGATTACCTCAACTGCCCCATGAACCGCGAGGAGTATGAGGCCTTCTTTGCCGCGCTCAGCGAGGGGCGCGTCATGGAGGCCCGGGATTTCGAGAAGGAAGTGCATTTTGAAGGCTGCATGCCGCTGGAGGCGCTGGCACAGCGCGGCCCGCGCACACTGACCTTCGGGCCGCTCAAGCCCGTGGGCTTTGTGGACCCGCGCACCGGGCGGCGCCCCTGGGCCGTGCTCCAGCTCAGGGCCGAGAACGCCAATGCCGAGACCTGTAACCTCGTGGGCTGCCAGACCAAGCTACTCCAGGGGGAGCAGGAGCGCATCTTCCGGCTCGTGCCCGGCATGGAGCGGGCCGAGTTCGCGCGCTTCGGCAGCATGCACCGCAATACCTATGTCAACGCCCCGCAGGCGCTCACGCCGGGTCTGGAGCTCAAAAACCGGCCCGGCGTCTATCTGGCCGGCCAGATTTCGGGCGTGGAGGGCTATGTGGAGTCCGCAGGCAGCGGCCTGTGGCTCGGGCTTCTGCTGGCGGCGCGCGCCCACGGGCGCGAACTTCCGGCGCCGCCCAAGGAAACGGCGCTCGGCGCCCTGCTCGGGCATCTCCAGCGGCCGGAAAAACGCTTCCAGCCGTCCAACGTGCATTTCGGCCTCATGCCGAGGCTGGACGAACGCGCCCGCAAAAAGGAGCGCAAGGCGCTCTATGCCGCCCGCGCCGAAGCGGCCTTTGCCGGCTGGCTGGCGACCAGCGGCCTTGGCGGGCATTAA
- a CDS encoding class I SAM-dependent methyltransferase: protein MEWNANLYENNHGFVAEYGKGLLEFVTPDPQQAILDLGCGTGTLTGELALRAGRVIGIDASPEMIDAARRSFPQIEFRVADALELPFAAEFDMVFSNAVFHWLPDHDRLLKNIRRALKPGGRLVCEFGARGNVTAIEDAFARACEEQGLRYASRFTFPEADAFARLLRDNHFTPELVVTYDRPTVLRNGEQGLRHWLRQFFAAELQPLPETMQQALLSRVEELARPRLWNGQAWVADYRRLRVVAQS from the coding sequence ATGGAATGGAACGCGAATCTCTATGAGAACAACCACGGCTTTGTGGCGGAATATGGCAAGGGACTCTTGGAATTTGTCACGCCTGACCCGCAACAGGCCATCCTCGATCTCGGCTGCGGCACAGGCACGCTGACCGGCGAGCTCGCCCTGCGCGCCGGCCGCGTAATCGGCATCGACGCCTCGCCGGAAATGATCGATGCCGCAAGGCGGTCTTTCCCGCAGATTGAGTTCCGGGTGGCGGACGCGCTGGAACTTCCATTTGCGGCCGAGTTCGATATGGTCTTTTCCAATGCGGTCTTCCACTGGCTGCCCGACCATGACCGTCTGCTGAAAAACATCCGCCGGGCATTGAAGCCGGGGGGCCGTCTTGTCTGCGAGTTTGGCGCCCGGGGCAATGTGACGGCCATTGAAGACGCCTTCGCCCGCGCCTGTGAGGAACAGGGCCTCCGCTATGCAAGCCGGTTCACCTTCCCCGAGGCGGATGCCTTTGCGCGGCTGCTTCGGGATAACCATTTCACGCCCGAACTCGTTGTGACGTACGACAGGCCGACGGTTTTGCGGAACGGGGAGCAGGGCCTGCGCCACTGGCTGCGCCAGTTTTTCGCCGCCGAATTGCAGCCGCTGCCCGAAACCATGCAGCAAGCGCTCCTGAGCCGCGTGGAAGAACTGGCGCGCCCGCGCCTCTGGAACGGCCAGGCCTGGGTGGCCGATTATCGCCGCCTGCGGGTGGTGGCGCAGAGCTGA